From the genome of Eucalyptus grandis isolate ANBG69807.140 chromosome 2, ASM1654582v1, whole genome shotgun sequence, one region includes:
- the LOC104434106 gene encoding protein DOUBLE-STRAND BREAK FORMATION, with product MADALSSPEVSLFLSLIELRRFDDAALGLLRTLLVSKDVDSAVQVRSSLERFLRFETLRVLREIVDESVVRVLSVLEFLVRAFAVIGDFESCLALRYEALVFRENKSGVHQWLQVGHTEWENFAKDALDNGFYPIATKACENALLYLRRSDTSGLENFTGDIQSIVSLKEVAIASTGACSVQAKAVKYLKRKEMERSKQQASTLREIHPVASVLFRDGIKKRNARKFSECQALRSDARNSHTKISGSM from the exons ATGGCGGACGCGCTCTCGTCGCCGgaagtctctctctttctctccctcatcgAGCTCAGAAG GTTCGACGATGCGGCTCTCGGCCTTCTCCGGACCTTGCTGGTCTCCAAGGACGTGGACTCGGCGGTTCAAGTGCGATCGAGCCTAGAACGGTTCCTGAGATTCGAGACTCTTCGTGTACTTCGGGAGATCGTGGATGAGAGCGTCGTTCGTGTGCTTTCGGTTCTCGAGTTCCTGGTTCGAGCTTTTGCCGTCATTGGGGATTTTGAG AGTTGCTTGGCACTGAGGTACGAAGCACTTGTTTTTCGGGAAAACAAATCTGGAGTTCATCAATGGCTACAAGTTGGTCACACCGAATGGGAGAACTTTGCCAAGGATGCGCTTGACAATGGTTTTTATCCCATTGCCACAAAG GCATGTGAAAATGCCCTTCTATATCTACGGAGGAGTGATACTTCTGGCTTGGAAAATTTCACTGGAGATATCCAGAGTATAGTAAGTCTCAAGGAAGTTGCTATTGCATCCACTGGTGCATGCAGTG TTCAGGCAAAGGCAGTGAAATATttgaagaggaaagaaatggagagaagCAAACAGCAAGCTTCTACATTAAGAGAAATCCATCCCGTTGCAAGTGTTCTGTTTAGAGATGGTATTAAGAAGCGTAATGCAAGGAAATTTTCAGAATGCCAAGCTTTAAGGTCAGATGCGAGAAACTCACACACTAAAATTTCAGGTTCCATGTAG